A single region of the Chryseobacterium sp. 6424 genome encodes:
- the uvrB gene encoding excinuclease ABC subunit UvrB — MQFKLQSEYQPTGDQPQAIEKLTAGIRQGEKYQTLLGVTGSGKTFTVANVVNKVQKPTLVLAHNKTLAAQLFMEFKEFFPENAVEYFVSYYDYYQPEAFIASTNTYIEKDLSINEEVEKLRLSATASLLSGRRDVLIVASVSCIYGIGNPTEFNKSLIEVRKNAKLTRTNFLHKLVNALYARTLNEFTRGTFRVKGDVIDVYPAYADNGIRIQFFGDEIERIQSFDPQSGSVIADFEEINIYPANLFVTSKETQHNAIREIQDDLVKQIDFFNEIEKPFEAKRLQERTELDLEMMKELGYCSGIENYSRYFDRRLPGTRPFCLLDYFPKDYLMVIDESHVTVPQVHAMYGGDRSRKEVLVEHGFRLPAAMDNRPLKFEEFEAMQNQVIYVSATPADYELEKTGGEYIEQIIRPTGLLDPVIDIRPTMNQIDDLIEEIQKRAELDERVLVTTLTKKMAEELTKYFTRFGIRTRYIHSDVETLERIQIMQDLRVGLFDVLVGVNLLREGLDLPEVSLVAILDADKEGMLRSRRSLVQTIGRAARNVNGKAILYADKITGSMQRAIDETNYRRQKQMEYNEANGLVPTSLNKKISEVLVGRSKDFPDPKYTQKEILKQVAEDKNNYGKDYTQLIAEKQKAMEAAAKNLDFIKAAKLRDEIAALKG, encoded by the coding sequence ATGCAGTTCAAACTTCAATCTGAATATCAACCTACAGGGGACCAACCACAGGCAATTGAAAAACTCACCGCCGGCATTAGGCAGGGCGAAAAGTATCAAACATTGCTGGGGGTAACCGGCTCGGGTAAAACTTTTACCGTAGCCAATGTGGTAAACAAAGTGCAGAAACCGACGCTGGTTCTTGCCCATAACAAGACTTTGGCCGCACAGCTTTTTATGGAATTCAAGGAATTTTTCCCGGAAAACGCGGTAGAATACTTCGTGAGTTATTACGATTACTATCAGCCGGAAGCCTTCATCGCCTCAACCAATACCTATATCGAAAAGGACCTTTCAATTAACGAAGAAGTTGAAAAACTAAGGCTTTCCGCCACCGCAAGTCTGCTTTCCGGCCGCCGCGATGTGCTGATCGTAGCTTCCGTATCGTGCATTTACGGTATCGGTAACCCGACCGAATTTAATAAATCGCTGATTGAAGTTCGGAAGAACGCAAAACTTACCCGAACCAACTTTCTCCATAAACTGGTAAATGCACTCTATGCACGTACGCTGAATGAGTTTACGCGCGGCACCTTCCGCGTGAAGGGCGATGTCATTGATGTCTATCCTGCGTATGCTGATAACGGCATCCGGATCCAGTTCTTTGGTGATGAAATTGAGCGAATCCAGAGTTTCGATCCACAATCGGGCAGTGTCATAGCTGATTTTGAAGAGATCAATATCTACCCAGCCAATCTTTTCGTTACTTCTAAAGAAACACAACACAACGCCATCCGAGAAATACAGGATGATTTGGTGAAGCAGATAGATTTCTTTAACGAAATTGAAAAACCTTTCGAAGCCAAGCGTTTACAGGAACGTACAGAACTGGATCTTGAAATGATGAAAGAACTCGGTTACTGTAGCGGAATCGAGAATTATTCGCGCTATTTTGACCGAAGATTGCCCGGCACGCGACCTTTCTGTCTCTTAGATTATTTTCCGAAAGACTACCTGATGGTGATTGATGAAAGCCACGTCACCGTACCGCAAGTCCACGCCATGTACGGCGGCGACCGAAGTCGTAAGGAAGTTTTGGTGGAACATGGCTTCCGGCTGCCAGCCGCGATGGATAACCGCCCGCTGAAGTTTGAAGAATTCGAGGCGATGCAAAACCAGGTTATCTATGTATCGGCTACACCCGCGGATTATGAACTGGAAAAAACAGGGGGCGAATACATCGAACAGATTATACGGCCAACCGGCTTGTTAGATCCTGTGATTGACATCCGGCCGACTATGAACCAAATCGATGACCTCATCGAAGAAATTCAGAAACGAGCAGAACTGGACGAAAGGGTTTTGGTGACCACTTTAACCAAGAAAATGGCCGAGGAACTTACCAAATATTTTACACGATTCGGAATCCGGACGCGCTATATTCACTCAGATGTAGAGACTTTAGAACGAATCCAGATCATGCAGGATCTTCGCGTTGGACTTTTTGATGTTTTGGTGGGCGTGAATTTATTGCGGGAGGGTCTTGACTTACCCGAAGTTTCGTTGGTGGCCATCTTAGATGCAGATAAAGAGGGAATGTTACGGTCGCGCCGTTCGCTTGTACAGACAATAGGCCGGGCAGCGAGAAATGTAAACGGTAAAGCCATTTTGTACGCCGACAAAATCACGGGCTCGATGCAACGCGCGATTGACGAAACCAACTATCGCCGCCAAAAGCAAATGGAATATAATGAAGCCAACGGCTTGGTACCAACCTCCTTAAATAAAAAGATTTCGGAAGTATTGGTTGGCCGCAGCAAAGATTTCCCGGATCCGAAATATACGCAGAAAGAAATCCTTAAACAGGTAGCCGAAGATAAAAACAACTATGGTAAAGATTACACGCAGTTGATTGCTGAGAAACAAAAAGCCATGGAAGCCGCCGCTAAAAACCTAGATTTTATAAAAGCTGCCAAACTACGTGATGAAATCGCTGCGTTGAAAGGATGA
- a CDS encoding DUF11 domain-containing protein, whose product MSTGTGTPQSNGFYGIFYVFTKDGYNYRVSNNGNNGMYFTFFVNNNGFLNATTKQPIYKSLDTSRNISNQVQDPRAVDTAIQTTHKIFYTLPATDLPTGTVPAAVSGGSTWLRTPVTALPSVSNITLIGVEGIPGQVSNKGGYVKFNASQQGSYKITIQSPVTPATFTTRILTGAATAGANEVLWDGRDGNNIPLPAGTTPAQVIVQLQGAEVHFPYIDMEYNKNGIFIELLDNNNLNNVVSDIVYWDDSTITGSNAVDRPSPIVNSHLPNGNGLSSRSNGHKYGFTGESFGNNKSIDTWAFVKGLAVTQNSQVVVKIADLKVSQLTVNRGNVLPGESFTATVKVKNDGPDAVTAAPFSFSLPPGFIAGAATFSGNGCGTQATAISYDANTRKYNSVLALPNGCEVTYTFTITVNSASLPTQGFQNFQAGILRQNDFTDPDATNQNPTVLPTDPVYECANNGLGGTCNNLKNVSVYYSSTTPCTEENFTQVFSATNGNSSTFTIPAVTYGAQVDIFTLDNSFAISVNGVDITTQELEFQSSGTTGINVQFADGTNYEIGTPLIYQIEGNGTSPMIRVSINQNGVISFFGSKVSNGPLFPLVLTNGNAANLINWNTGGTNTITVKQSVNGPTRITGRVSGHNIGNCVCYNPANTSSAGPETKVGITTLQRAGSANGNWPMIRQSGHIALESNSKGFVPTRVTTAQLAGIIEPQEGMMVYDTTEKCLKIYADKAWRCFSTPACP is encoded by the coding sequence ATGAGTACAGGTACTGGAACCCCACAATCAAATGGTTTTTACGGAATATTCTATGTCTTTACAAAGGATGGCTACAATTACCGTGTTAGCAATAATGGAAATAATGGGATGTATTTCACTTTCTTTGTTAATAATAACGGATTTTTGAATGCAACCACGAAACAGCCGATTTACAAAAGTTTAGATACATCAAGAAATATATCAAACCAAGTACAGGATCCCCGCGCTGTTGATACAGCAATCCAAACAACGCACAAAATTTTCTATACCTTACCAGCTACAGACTTGCCAACCGGTACTGTACCCGCAGCGGTATCGGGTGGATCAACTTGGCTGCGTACTCCTGTTACTGCACTCCCTTCCGTATCTAATATTACCTTGATAGGTGTTGAAGGGATTCCTGGGCAGGTAAGTAATAAAGGAGGTTATGTAAAGTTTAATGCAAGCCAGCAAGGCAGCTACAAGATTACCATTCAAAGTCCTGTGACGCCAGCTACTTTTACGACCAGAATATTAACGGGTGCAGCGACAGCAGGAGCCAATGAGGTCTTATGGGACGGAAGGGATGGGAATAATATTCCATTGCCCGCCGGGACCACCCCAGCTCAGGTAATAGTGCAATTGCAAGGAGCAGAAGTGCATTTTCCTTATATAGATATGGAATATAATAAGAACGGAATCTTTATTGAACTTCTGGATAATAACAACTTAAATAATGTTGTGTCTGATATTGTATATTGGGACGACAGTACAATAACAGGAAGTAACGCTGTAGATAGACCAAGTCCTATTGTAAACTCTCACCTCCCAAATGGAAACGGGTTAAGCAGCCGTTCGAATGGACATAAATATGGCTTTACTGGCGAATCATTTGGTAATAATAAATCTATTGACACCTGGGCTTTTGTAAAAGGTTTGGCTGTTACACAAAACTCACAGGTAGTAGTAAAAATCGCCGACCTCAAAGTAAGTCAACTTACAGTGAATCGTGGCAATGTACTGCCGGGCGAATCCTTCACTGCCACCGTAAAAGTAAAAAATGATGGTCCCGACGCTGTAACCGCGGCCCCATTTTCATTTTCGCTGCCGCCGGGATTTATAGCGGGCGCTGCTACTTTCAGTGGAAACGGTTGTGGCACACAGGCAACAGCAATCTCCTATGATGCTAATACACGGAAATATAATTCTGTTTTAGCGCTTCCGAATGGTTGTGAAGTAACATATACATTCACGATTACTGTAAATTCAGCCTCGTTGCCAACCCAAGGCTTCCAGAATTTCCAGGCAGGCATCCTGCGTCAAAACGATTTCACGGATCCGGATGCAACTAATCAGAACCCTACAGTGCTACCGACCGACCCCGTTTACGAATGTGCAAACAATGGCCTAGGCGGTACATGTAATAACCTTAAAAACGTGTCTGTGTACTATTCTTCTACTACACCCTGTACTGAAGAAAATTTTACCCAAGTATTCAGTGCGACAAACGGAAACAGTTCCACATTCACCATTCCTGCCGTAACCTACGGTGCACAGGTTGACATCTTCACGCTGGATAATTCTTTTGCCATTAGCGTTAACGGTGTAGACATCACTACGCAGGAACTTGAATTTCAATCAAGCGGCACTACAGGAATTAACGTACAGTTTGCTGACGGAACAAACTACGAAATTGGCACCCCACTCATCTACCAGATCGAAGGCAACGGTACATCACCTATGATTCGGGTTTCAATTAACCAAAATGGCGTAATCTCATTCTTTGGCAGTAAGGTATCAAACGGACCTTTGTTTCCGCTGGTTCTTACAAACGGAAACGCTGCGAACTTAATCAACTGGAATACTGGCGGCACCAATACGATTACAGTAAAACAATCTGTCAATGGTCCAACCCGTATCACAGGACGTGTTTCCGGTCACAACATAGGAAACTGTGTATGTTATAATCCGGCAAATACGTCTTCTGCAGGTCCGGAAACGAAAGTGGGCATCACCACCCTTCAAAGAGCTGGCTCCGCGAACGGAAACTGGCCAATGATTCGTCAGTCAGGTCATATTGCACTAGAATCTAATTCCAAAGGTTTCGTGCCGACTAGGGTAACAACAGCACAACTTGCTGGAATCATTGAACCACAGGAAGGTATGATGGTGTATGACACTACGGAGAAATGTCTGAAAATTTATGCTGACAAAGCATGGAGATGTTTCTCAACTCCTGCATGTCCTTAA
- a CDS encoding DUF3820 family protein produces the protein MNPQILEEICIDKMPFGKYKNVIIADIPVHYLEWLQREGMPKGKLGMQLSTIYEIKINGLTELLIPIRKRISR, from the coding sequence ATGAATCCGCAGATCCTGGAGGAGATTTGTATTGATAAAATGCCTTTTGGGAAGTACAAAAATGTGATAATTGCTGATATTCCGGTACATTATCTTGAATGGCTTCAGCGTGAAGGAATGCCCAAAGGAAAGCTTGGCATGCAACTTAGTACCATTTACGAAATCAAGATAAATGGACTTACAGAACTTCTGATTCCGATTCGAAAGAGAATCTCGCGATAG
- a CDS encoding AI-2E family transporter: MPNKKYQISEVKIKQIFLLAVILVLAGLICFNLSLFIPSLLGAITLYIISRKYNLYLQEEKEWRPWLASTVIIIGTLIVLILPVYFIADLLLEKLGNASAYMEKFNEFVDKIHDFVYAKTKVDILSKDNLNTFKSNVGKYTTSALSGTFNTLTVVLSMYFILYFMLEKPRLFEKLIKSSAPLKKSNVHLLGDKIRKMVIANAIGIPVVALGQGIVALIGYFIFGAPSPVLLFALTAVASMIPIVGAGLVYVPVCIFMIAEGSTGPGLGLAIYCLIVVGLTDNALRFTLLKRLENIHPLNTVFGIIAGMNIFGFMGLIFGPILVSITVMLIQVYRDEFSDDENELILPEPKEIEEKIDLTI, from the coding sequence ATGCCAAATAAAAAATACCAGATCAGTGAGGTGAAGATTAAACAGATATTTCTGTTGGCCGTAATTCTGGTGCTGGCCGGTCTCATCTGTTTTAACCTTTCGCTGTTTATACCGTCGCTTTTAGGCGCGATTACGCTGTACATTATCTCCAGGAAATATAATCTTTACCTGCAGGAAGAAAAGGAATGGAGGCCTTGGCTGGCCTCTACGGTGATCATTATCGGTACGCTAATAGTACTGATTTTGCCGGTATATTTCATTGCCGATCTTTTGCTCGAAAAACTTGGGAATGCCTCCGCGTACATGGAAAAATTCAATGAGTTTGTCGATAAAATACATGATTTTGTGTATGCTAAAACCAAAGTCGATATCCTAAGCAAAGATAACTTGAACACATTTAAAAGCAATGTAGGGAAATATACTACTTCCGCGCTCAGTGGCACATTCAATACGCTCACGGTGGTCCTTTCGATGTATTTCATCCTGTATTTTATGCTCGAAAAACCACGCCTTTTTGAAAAATTGATTAAAAGCTCAGCACCTCTGAAAAAATCTAACGTGCATTTACTCGGCGACAAAATTCGTAAGATGGTGATTGCTAATGCGATAGGTATTCCAGTGGTAGCTTTGGGACAGGGGATTGTTGCATTGATAGGTTATTTTATTTTTGGTGCCCCAAGTCCGGTCTTGCTGTTTGCCCTAACGGCGGTCGCATCCATGATACCGATTGTGGGAGCGGGTTTGGTGTATGTACCGGTTTGTATATTTATGATTGCTGAAGGAAGCACAGGCCCCGGACTTGGCCTTGCGATTTATTGCCTGATCGTGGTAGGACTTACCGACAATGCGTTAAGATTTACCCTTCTTAAACGTCTGGAAAACATCCATCCGCTGAATACTGTGTTCGGTATTATTGCTGGTATGAATATTTTTGGGTTTATGGGGCTTATTTTCGGGCCGATACTTGTTTCTATTACCGTCATGCTGATCCAAGTATACCGCGATGAGTTCTCTGATGACGAAAATGAGCTGATTTTACCGGAACCAAAAGAAATTGAAGAAAAAATTGACCTTACTATTTGA
- a CDS encoding beta-carotene 15,15'-monooxygenase translates to METYETINPGTPRKSTNEIISHAFETYKGVFLYGLLAMVIYVVVPMLVQPLTGFDSKGFSEEIISSDGDFGDLDIWAYPGMKLYYGVSGLVSLLLAPIFVGLLYMANKYDSRLPLQVSDLFIGYRQNFLNIIIYSFVSSVIMGISFAMCVLPFFFVLPFLFLAYPILLFENASFVDAMSKSFRIAKNNYGVLLLTSLLALIISLAGILLCGIGIFATLPFYMVVIYSAYCAFCGKPRELNQ, encoded by the coding sequence ATGGAAACATACGAAACCATCAATCCCGGTACGCCAAGAAAATCAACCAACGAAATCATTTCTCACGCTTTTGAAACGTATAAAGGTGTATTTCTGTATGGTTTGTTGGCCATGGTCATCTACGTTGTTGTACCGATGCTCGTGCAGCCGCTCACAGGATTTGACTCCAAGGGATTTTCAGAGGAAATCATAAGCAGCGATGGGGATTTCGGGGATCTTGATATTTGGGCTTACCCGGGAATGAAGTTGTATTACGGCGTTTCGGGCCTTGTAAGTTTGCTACTGGCACCGATTTTTGTAGGATTATTGTATATGGCGAATAAATATGACTCGCGGCTGCCGCTTCAGGTTTCGGACTTATTTATTGGTTACCGGCAGAATTTTCTGAATATCATAATTTATTCATTTGTTTCATCAGTAATTATGGGTATTTCATTCGCGATGTGTGTGTTGCCTTTCTTCTTTGTCCTTCCTTTTTTATTCCTCGCCTATCCTATACTGCTGTTTGAGAATGCCAGTTTTGTGGATGCGATGAGTAAATCCTTCCGCATCGCGAAGAATAATTATGGCGTACTGCTTTTAACATCTTTACTGGCGCTTATCATCAGTTTGGCAGGGATTTTACTATGCGGTATTGGTATTTTTGCTACGTTGCCGTTCTATATGGTGGTAATATATTCCGCTTACTGCGCTTTCTGTGGAAAGCCAAGGGAGCTGAACCAATAA
- a CDS encoding aminodeoxychorismate synthase component I, whose protein sequence is MNSIAKAGFDKMDALSTNGIPFFFLIDFLLHNVKVYTEDKLQKSGLLIDFPMFTNLSTRHAVAKDLNFEAIPISPEHYHQGFETITQHLHAGNSYLVNYTCKSEIKTNYTLHELFWAGDAKYKVLYPDKFVFFSPETFVEIKDDIISTHPMKGTIDASIENAPEILKNDHKEKAEHYTVVDLLRNDLSMVANNVKVTDFQRIDYIKTHQKNLYAMSSEISGTVKEEYSGKMGQILKAILPAGSILGAPKKKTLEIIQQAETYDRGFYTGVCGWFDGKNLDSCVMIRFIEQEEEKLYFKSGGGITHLSKFTDEYQEMKNKIYVPLH, encoded by the coding sequence ATGAATTCAATAGCAAAAGCCGGTTTCGATAAAATGGATGCGTTATCTACAAATGGTATCCCATTTTTCTTTCTGATTGATTTTCTTTTACACAATGTAAAGGTTTATACCGAAGACAAATTACAGAAATCAGGCTTACTCATTGATTTTCCAATGTTTACAAACTTATCAACAAGGCACGCGGTGGCGAAGGATTTAAATTTTGAAGCGATCCCAATATCACCGGAGCACTATCATCAGGGCTTTGAAACCATCACCCAACACCTACACGCCGGTAACTCTTATCTCGTTAACTATACCTGCAAATCTGAAATTAAAACCAATTATACGTTGCACGAGCTCTTCTGGGCTGGCGACGCAAAATATAAAGTGCTATATCCTGATAAATTTGTTTTCTTTTCGCCTGAAACCTTTGTTGAAATAAAAGATGACATTATATCAACCCATCCCATGAAAGGTACTATTGATGCCTCTATTGAAAACGCGCCGGAAATCCTGAAAAACGACCACAAGGAAAAAGCCGAACATTACACTGTGGTGGACTTGTTACGGAACGATCTGAGCATGGTCGCCAATAACGTTAAGGTAACTGATTTCCAAAGGATTGACTACATCAAGACACATCAGAAGAATCTTTACGCGATGAGTTCTGAAATTTCCGGTACGGTGAAGGAGGAATATTCAGGCAAGATGGGCCAGATTTTAAAAGCCATACTGCCGGCAGGCTCTATTCTGGGCGCTCCGAAAAAGAAAACGCTTGAAATTATTCAGCAGGCCGAAACGTACGACCGTGGTTTTTATACAGGCGTATGTGGCTGGTTTGATGGTAAAAATCTCGATTCTTGTGTGATGATCCGCTTTATTGAGCAGGAAGAAGAAAAATTATATTTCAAAAGCGGCGGTGGCATTACGCATTTGAGTAAATTTACCGATGAATATCAGGAAATGAAAAATAAAATCTATGTCCCGCTTCATTGA
- a CDS encoding aminotransferase class IV: MSRFIESIKVEDKKVYLIAEHQQRMNQTFAYFGKENPIELNQIYNSLNHNEKGLFKFKIIYDLNGNFRTQMMPYAIREISHFQLVENSFYSYPFKFEDRSILEQMATKAGTGEVIIVKNNHITDTSFSNILFKKGRDWFTPTTYLLNGVQRQHLLRTKKIKQAEITLQNLNDYSHFQLINAMNTFDSSIIYPLNKIRNLPATHDLSD; the protein is encoded by the coding sequence ATGTCCCGCTTCATTGAAAGTATTAAAGTTGAAGATAAGAAAGTTTACCTGATAGCTGAACATCAGCAGCGCATGAACCAGACTTTTGCATATTTCGGGAAAGAAAATCCTATAGAGCTAAACCAGATCTATAACAGCTTGAACCACAACGAAAAAGGTCTTTTTAAATTTAAAATCATTTACGATTTAAACGGGAATTTCCGTACGCAGATGATGCCTTATGCCATCCGTGAAATCTCGCATTTCCAACTCGTTGAAAACAGTTTTTATAGCTATCCGTTTAAGTTTGAGGATCGAAGCATACTTGAACAGATGGCCACAAAGGCGGGCACCGGAGAAGTGATTATTGTGAAGAATAATCACATTACAGATACCTCTTTCTCAAACATTTTATTTAAAAAAGGACGCGACTGGTTCACGCCAACCACTTATTTGCTGAATGGCGTGCAGCGTCAACATCTGTTGAGGACTAAAAAGATAAAACAAGCGGAGATCACCTTACAAAACCTTAATGATTACTCTCATTTTCAGCTCATTAACGCGATGAATACATTTGATAGCAGTATAATTTATCCGCTCAACAAAATCCGGAATTTACCGGCTACACACGACCTCTCAGACTAA